The following are from one region of the Salvia splendens isolate huo1 chromosome 2, SspV2, whole genome shotgun sequence genome:
- the LOC121770591 gene encoding WAT1-related protein At1g68170-like — protein MMSWCPNICNNVHGLKPTFIMMLVQMILSVATICYKLAMNDGMRLPVLVAYRFMFGAAFIVPVAFFVERKTRPKLTWKTIFYGFICGLFGGSLGQNLYLNSIALTSATFATAMMNLIPAITFIVAICLRLEKLGWNSSAGKAKAFGTVMGIGGAMLLTFYKGPELNIWNTNINLLKTSTSHHHHQANTHNQSGYDLVLGALLSIASCVCYSLWLIVQAKAAERYPCPYSITAMMTAWASVQSVLFAVCTEKDWSNWIMGWDIRLLTVAVAGILGSGVMFTLVAWCVRMRGPLFVSVFNPLLLVIVAIAGSLLLQEKLHVGMLLGAILIIAGLYVVLWGKGKELKKISQLMPEDEHVRIDMPPPPLSSRPSEGSRGGSSNRKSTAEEEERRDTQGNSEVLGGLYIYP, from the exons ATGATGAGTTGGTGCCCAAATATATGCAACAATGTGCACGGACTGAAGCCGACTTTTATAATGATGTTGGTTCAGATGATTTTGTCTGTGGCTACTATTTGCTACAAGTTAGCGATGAACGATGGCATGCGTCTCCCGGTTTTGGTGGCCTACAGGTTCATGTTTGGAGCTGCTTTTATAGTTCCTGTTGCATTCTTTGTAGAAAG gAAAACGAGGCCGAAACTAACGTGGAAGACAATCTTCTATGGTTTTATCTGTGGTTTATTCGG AGGATCACTAGGACAAAATCTCTATTTGAACAGCATAGCCTTAACTTCTGCAACGTTTGCCACTGCCATGATGAATTTGATTCCAGCCATTACATTTATCGTGGCAATTTGCTTGAG GTTAGAGAAGCTGGGGTGGAATTCATCAGCAGGAAAAGCCAAAGCTTTTGGAACTGTAATGGGAATAGGAGGAGCAATGCTCCTCACATTCTACAAGGGGCCCGAGTTAAATATATGGAACACCAACATAAACCTTCTCAAAACTTCTActtctcatcatcatcatcaagcaAACACACATAACCAAAGTGGCTATGATCTTGTCTTGGGTGCACTTTTATCCATTGCTAGCTGTGTTTGTTACTCGTTATGGTTGATTGTTCAG GCTAAGGCTGCAGAGCGTTATCCATGCCCGTACAGCATCACAGCGATGATGACAGCATGGGCTTCGGTTCAGAGTGTTTTATTTGCCGTGTGCACggagaaggattggagcaaCTGGATCATGGGATGGGATATTAGGCTTCTCACAGTAGCTGTTGCT GGGATTTTGGGGTCAGGGGTGATGTTTACTCTAGTAGCATGGTGCGTCCGGATGAGAGGGCCGTTGTTTGTGTCTGTGTTCAACCCATTGTTACTTGTGATTGTGGCGATTGCGGGATCTTTGCTTTTGCAGGAGAAGTTGCATGTTGGAAT GTTGCTAGGGGCCATCCTGATCATAGCGGGACTATACGTTGTGTTGTGGGGTAAAGGCAAAGAATTGAAGAAAATATCTCAATTGATGCCAGAGGATGAACATGTGCGTATTGACATGCCACCGCCACCATTGTCGTCACGGCCAAGTGAAGGCAGTCGCGGCGGTAGTAGCAATAGGAAGTCGACTGCGGAGGAGGAAGAGAGAAGGGATACACAGGGGAACTCTGAGGTTTTAGGTGGTCTTTACATATATCCTTGA